GAAAGATCGCGCGTCCAGCGGTCATCGGCGGTCTGATAGACCACATCGCCCTCAATCAGCGCGTTGGCGGTGACGACTTTGGGAGTGAATTCACGGGGCATCAGGCGAACTCCTGTTGAATATCTGTAAGGGCGGCTTCGGCGGCGCGGGGGGCAAGGCCGATGAGCGTGAGGGCCGGGCCATTGAGGTCAGAGGCGTCGAGATCATTGACCAGCCCCGACAGGGTGGTCGCCAGAATGCGCTGATCCGGGCGGCTGGCGTTTTCAATGATGCTCACCGGTGTGCTGCGATCCGCGCCGTACATCAACAGACGGCCCTGAATAAAGCGGGCGGATTTCTTGCCCATGTAGACGGCGGCCACCTCTCCGGGGCGGGCCAGCGAGGCCCAGTCGTGATCGGCATAACCCTTCATGTCGTGACCGGTGACAAAGCGCACAGACGAGTTGCGCCCCCGCTTGGTCAGGCTTTGACCCAGGCTTGCGACACTGGCCGAGGCGGCGGTAATGCCAGGCACGACGTGCCAGCTGATGTCGGCGGCCATGACGGCCTCAATTTCTTCATCCAGACGGCCAAAAACGGTGGGATCGCCGCCCTTGAGGCGCACCACCTGTGCGCCTGTGGCGGCATGCTCGATGATCAGCGCGTTGATGTCATCTTGCGACATGGAGGGGCCAAACCCCTCTTTGCCAGCGTTGATCAGGATGGCCTCGCGGCGGGCGAGTTCCAAAATGTCCTTGGTCACAAGACGGTCGTGAATGACCACATCGGCCGCGTCGAGCGCCTTGCGCGCCTTGAGCGTCAGAAGCTCCGGGTCGCCGGGACCTGCGCCGACAAAGGCGACATGCCCTTCACGCTCTTGCGCGCGCTCATGTTTGTCGAGAAGAGCGGGCAGGGTGTCCTGCACAGCGTTTTCACCGCCCTGATCCATCGCGCGGGGGCCTGCGTTGAAGTAAAAGTCCGACCAGAAGTCGCGACGCTTGCGGCCCATGGGCAGCACTTCAACCGCTTTGCGGAAGGCCTTGCCGATGCGCGCGAGCGGACCCAGGTTGGCGGGCAGGCGCGCCTCAAGGTCGGATTTTATGGCTCGGGCCAGAACCGGGGCTGCGCCCTCGGTGCCGATGGCGACGGTGACAGGGTCACGATCGACGATGGCAGGTGTGATAAATTCGCTGTCGCCCAGATTGTCGACGATATTGACCATCGCCCCATCCGCACGGGCAATGGTCGAGGTGCGCGCGTCTTCGGCGTCATCCTCGTCAGCGGCATAGAAAAGCACGGCGCAGGTCGCATCACCCGGCTCCATCGCGCGGCGCACCAGACGCAGGCGGCCTTCATTTGCCCAGTTTTCGATCTCTTTCGCGGGATCGGATGAGAACACGGTCAGGCTGGCTTCGGTTTTTAGAAGTAGACGCAACTTGGCCAAAGCCGCCTCACCGCCGCCCGACAGCACCACGCGCCGTCCTTCCAGCGCTACGAAGATAGGAAAATGTTTCAAGGCCGTCGCCTCCGGTTCCAGAATTCTTGAGTAATATATAGGAAATTATTCCAATAAAGCGCCATATACGCTTGCAAATAAGGATCAATGTTCTAATTTTTAGCTAACTTATCGGGAATGTTCTGGAAAAGAGGAAAAACCGGAATGGCTGTTCGTCTCGACGATCTGGATCGGAAAATTCTTTTGGAGCTGCAGCGCGACGGGGGGCAATCGCTGGATGATATCGCCAAGTCCGTGGGCAGTTCCAAGACCCCGGTGTGGAACCGGATTCGCAAAATGCGCGATGGGGGCGTGATCAAGCACCAGACCTATCTGCTGGATGCTGAAGCGCTCGGGTTCGAGGCGTGTTTCTTTGTCCTGATCCGCACGTCAGAGCATGATGCCGGCTGGCAGGGGCGGTTTCTGAACGCGTTGAAAAGCCGCCCCGAAGTGCTGGAGGCACACCGTTTGGCAGGGGATATCGACTACATCCTGAAGGTCGTGGTGGCCAACGCACGGGCCTACGACACGTTCTACCAGGCGCTGATATCGGAAGTGAAAGTGCACAATGTTACGGCGCTTTTGTCGATGGAAGAAATCAAGTCGACGACGGTGTTGCCGATGGAGGTGGGGTGAGGGGGTGTAACTCTCGCGCGGAATTGAGGCGCGCAGCGCCGCCGCGCGATCGCCAGACCGCCCCATCGGGCTGGCGATTGGTTGATGTCAGCACATTGTTCAAAGAGTTTGCGGCTTGGCAGACATAAAGTGCTTTGAACTTTCAGCAGGTCGCCACCCCGCGGTCTGACAATCGCGCGGCTCAATGGTAAATGTTATGTATGGCTTAACGCAGTTGGTAGGCCGGGTTTCAACCCGGCACGTGTTGCGATCGCGGGGTGAAACCCCGCCCTACGCCGACCCCTCCAGCGCCGTGATAATCGGCGAGAAATCCTCGGCCTTCAAACTCGCGCCGCCCACAAGTGCGCCATCCACATTGTCCGTCGCAAAAATCTCGGCCGCGTTGCCGGGTTTCACGGACCCGCCGTAAAGCAACGGTATCCCACCGCCCTCAGCCTCCCCGAAACGCTGGATCAGCCGCGTGCGAATGAAGTCATGCACTTCGTCAATCTGTGCGGTGGTGGGCACTTTGCCGGTGCCAATGGCCCAGATGGGTTCATAGGCGACAACGGTGTTGGTGGCACAGCAGCTGTCGGGCAGGGAGGCGGCCAGCTGACCGCCGATGATGTCGAGCGTGTTGTTGGCCTCGCGTTGGGCCAGCGACTCGCCCAGGCAGATGATCGTCACAAGACCCACCGCCTGTGCCGCCTTGGCCTTGGCGCGGACATCTTCGCTGCTTTCCTCGTGATCCTCGCGGCGCTCTGAATGGCCCAGGATCACGGATGTGGCCCCGGCATCCACCAGCATTTCCGCCGAGATATCGCCGGTATGGGTGCCAGATGGCTCGGCGTGACAATCCTGTCCGCCAATTTCTACGGGTGTATCCGCCATTGCCGCACTTGCGGTCTGAATGAGCGTGGCAGGCGGGCAGATCAGGATACCGACCGAAGGATTGGGATGCGCCCGGGCCAGCGCCTCCAGCTCTGCAAGCGCCGCGCGGGTGCCATTCATCTTCCAGTTTCCAGCGGCGAGTTTGCGGGCTTGGGTCATCTGAGGTCCTTCAATGTCTCGCGTGCCAGATCGCAGGCCAGCTCCGCGTCGTCAAGCGCGGCGTCGGGCAGGGACCAGTAGGGCATGGATGTGGGCGGCTTGCCTTCGCGGCTGTAGGTCCAGCGGGTGCCGCCCATCTCTTCCAGCTTGGCAATCATATCCGCGCCCTGCGCCTTGAGATAGGGCGTACCGTCGCTGTGCAGAATGGCAAAGATCGTGCCGTCGGCATAAAGGCACAGCCCGCCCATCATCTTGCGTGTGGTGATGTCTCCAATGGGGCCAAAAAGCTCAACTGAACCGGCGATATCGGCGTCTGAGACGCTCATTTCTTCTCGAACAACGCCTCATCGAACTTGATCGACTCGCCGCAGCCGCAGGCCTCGGAGACATTGGGGTTGTTGAAGACAAAACCGGATTCCAGCAACGAGGTCTGATAATCGATCTCGGTGCCAAAAAGGAACATCTGCGCCATCGGCGCAATCATCACCCGCGCGCCGTCCTGTTCGACCACCTCGTCATGGGGATCGACCTCATTGACGTAATCCATGGTGTATTCCATGCCCGCGCAGCCGCCTTTCTTGACGCCGATGCGCAGGCCCTGATGGCCGTCTTTCTCCATCAGCGCCGCAATCTTTTGTGCCGCGTTGGGGGTCATGCTGACCGCTTGTTTTCCTGGAATGCCGAACATAAAGCTCGCCTTTCAATCCAATAACCACTTCACAGAAAGCCCAGCTCCAGCCGCGCCTCATCGCTCATCATATCCATGCCCCAGGGGGGCTCCCATGTGAGCTCCACGTCGACCTGTTTGACCCCTGGCAGGGGTTCAACCGCTTCGGCCACCCAGCCGGGCATTTCGCCGGCCACGGGGCAACCCGGCGCAGTCAGCGTCATGATCACCTTCACTGCATTTTCCGGATCAACATCAATGGTATAGATCAGACCCAGGTCATAGATATTAACAGGAATTTCCGGGTCAAACACCGAGCGGCACGCCTCGACGATCTGGTCATAAAGCGGGTGATCTGTGGTTGAGGGCGCAATGAGCGGCGCACCTTCCATGGGATCAGGATTTTGGGTCATGTCCGGTCCTGTGACGTTTTCCTGAGCAAAGATATAAGGTTTATACTGAGGCACGTCCAGAGGCGTGTCCCAATCAGGGTTGTGCTATTTCGCCGCTTTCCTCCGCCGGATGGGCGTCGGGCGCACACGGGCCTCAATATCCTCATAGAGCATTCCAACGATATTTTTGCCGGTGGATGTCTCGATCCCTTCCATGCCCGGCGAGGAATTGACCTCTAGTACTTTAGGCCCGGCCTCAGCGCGCAAAAGGTCCACACCGGCCAATCCGAGACCAAATGACTTGGCCGCGCGCAGGGCGGTTTCGCGTTCGGTTTTGGTGATGCGCACCGCCTTGGCCGAGCCGCCGCGATGCAGGTTGGAGCGGAAATCGCCCTCAGCCCCGGTGCGTTTCATGGACGCCACGACCTTGCCGCCAATGACAAGGCACCGGATATCTTCACCTGCAGCTTCCTTGACGAAATCCTGCACAAGGAAGTTGGCCTTTAGCCCGCGAAAGGCATCAATCACCGACTCGGCGGCCTTTTTGGTTTCTGCTAGAACGACGCCCTTGCCTTGGGTGGATTCCAAAAGCTTTACGATCAACGGTGCAGTGCCTACCAGTCCGATAAGATTGCCGGTGTCCTGGGGCGAGGCGGCAAACGCGGTGTTGGGCATCCCAACTTTGGCGCGGGCCATGATCTGATGTGCGTAAAGCTTGTCCCGGCTGGCCGTGATTCCTGCAGACGGGTTCACGCAATAGGTGCCGATGGTTTCAAACTGGCGGATGACAGCAGCGCCATAAGCGGTGATCGAGGCGCCGATACGCGGGATCACAGCGTCATAGCGCGGCAGGCGCTTGCCATCGTAATGCACCTCGGGGGCCAGTGTGTTTATCGTCATATAACAACGGGTTGTGTTGATTACCTCAACTGCATGGCCGCGTTTTTCACCTTCTTCCACAAGCCGTCTGGTCGAGTAATTGTCCTCACGGCTCAGCACGGCTATGCGCAGGGCGCGATTGGGCTGCACCTCTCGCATGCGCTTGGTGTGATAGACGTCATAATTGAGTTCAGGCTGTAGGAACCGGTCGGTAGCGGCAATCGAGATGTGGTCCTTCATCGCCTGCCGTCCCAAAAGCATTCGGCTTGTCATGGAGGAGCGGTTGGTCAGCGTTATTTCGATAGGCCAGCTTTGACCGGCCACTTCCATCGTGCTTTCAATCACAAAGCGCAGCTCTTTTTCACCATTCGAACTTGAGACTTCGCGGCGGTCCACGATGGGGGCCGAGCAGGGGATCACCAGATCATCGCGCCCCGGAATGGGGTGCACGGTAAAACGCACCTTGGGTTTGGCGGCTGAGCCAAAGGTTTCGATGTCAAAGGCATGAAGCGCCGACGTTCGCGCGCCGGTGTCGACCTTGGCGCGCAGAGCAGGGACGCCCAGATCGGGCAGGCTGATCCATTCTTCCCATCCAAATTGAAGTGTTTCGGGAGCGGAACTGTCAGCCATGGGATACCTGTTTTTAAATCAAGGGCTCGGCGCGGAGATGTTTTCCGGCCGAGCCCTGATCCCAACATGTATCCTGCGCCAACTCAAGGGCACTTTATTTGTTGATGTCCTCATGCACGATGCGGGTCTGATCGTCCGGCGACCGAAACACCCGGCGTAGGACCAGCCAGGACACCAGCGAAACAGCACCAAAGATGGCCATCAGCGTTGAAACGCCAAGCCCCGGCGCGACGACGACAACGCCAGCCATAACGGCGGCACCGACCGCGATACCAAGGAAAATGTAGCTTGGGATCAAAAGCTCCAGAATGGCCAGCACAAGTGCTGCACAAAGCCAGACCCACCATAGTGAAATCCAGGCCATTATGATTTCCCCTTCAACATGTTGAAGGCATTGCCGAAGGCTTCAAGTGCCTGTGCAGGCACCAGAACGGTAGATGTCGAAGGCCCTTGGCCAAGCGCATTCAGCGATTCTACCTGTTTCAAAGCCACCTGATACTGCGCAGCCTCCAACCCGTTATCGGCAATCGCCTTCGCTACGACACCGGTTGCATAGGCTTCGGCATCGGCCTCTATCCGACGTGCCTCGGCGGCTTTTTGCGCGGCATAAAGCTCGGCATCCGCGGCGAGTTCCACGGCACGACGTTTTCCCTCGGCCTCAGTCACCTGGGCGCGGCGGGCGCGTTCGGCGTTGAGTTGTTGCAGCATAGCATCGCGGGTGGCCTGATCGAGGTTCACATCGAGGATTTCGGCGCGTGTCACCTCGATTCCCCAGTCGTCCACGGCGCTTTCGACCAGAACTTTGATGGTTGAGATCAGCTGATTTCGGTTTGCCTGAACATCATCAAGGTCCATTTTACCGATCTCGGCCCGCACGATCCCGGCCACGGTGGTGGCAATCGCGGCATCCACATCGCGGATCCGGTAGACCGTCTTTTCCGGCTGGGTGATGCGGTAAAAGACGGATGTCTCAACCTGCACAAGAACGTTGTCCTTGGTGATGGCATCCTGGCTGGCATTGGGAAGCTGACGTTCCAGAATGGATATCTTGTGCCGCACAACATCCAGAAAAGGCACGATAAAGTTGATGCCAGGTCCAAGCACGGAACGCAGGCGGCCAAAACGTTCGACCACATGTTGTTCGGATTGGGGAACAATCTTGATGCCCTTGAAAATGACAAGGAAAAGAAGAAAGGCGAGCAGGATGTAAATCAGGTTCGAAGAAAGCAGGCTGATGATTTGGTCTTCTGTCATGTAGGTCCCTCTTTTATGTATACGACAGTATACAATATATGTGCTCACAGCGAATTTACAATGTAAGGTAAACCGCTTTAGAGAGAGGCGAAAGTGAAAGAAACGGGTGTCGATTGGGTTTTTCTTTTGATTTGCAGGCCACGGATGGCTCGGCACGTACTGGTGTAATCAACACGCCACGTGGAGACATCCGCACGCCCGCTTTCATGCCTGTGGGCACGGCGGCGACGGTGAAGGCAATGATGCCCGAAAGTGTGCGCGAAACCGGTGCCGATATCCTTTTGGGCAACACCTATCATCTGATGCTGCGCCCGGGCGCAGAGCGGATGGCGGCCCTGGGCGGGTTGCATAAATTCATGAACTGGCCACGGCCTATCCTGACCGACAGCGGCGGGTTTCAGGTGATGAGCCTGGCGGGGTTAAGAAAACTTACCGAAAAAGGTGTGACCTTTAAGAGCCATATTGACGGGTCCAAACATGAGCTGACCCCGGAACGGTCCATGGAAATTCAGGCACTGTTGGGTTCGGACATTGTCATGTGTTTCGATGAATGCCCGGCGCTGCCTGCCACGGACGAAGAAGTGGCGCGCGCCATGCGGCTATCAATGCGGTGGGCAGAACGCTCGAAGGTAGCATTCGGCGACCGGCCCGGACATGCACTTTTCGGCATTATGCAGGGCGGCGTGACGCAAGAGCTGCGCGAAGAAAGCGCCAAGGCGCTGGTTGAGATCGGGTTTGATGGTTATGCCGTCGGCGGCCTTGCCGTGGGTGAGGGGCAAGAGGCCATGTTCGGCGTGCTGGATTATGCCTGCGACAGCCTGCCAAAAGACCAGCCCAGATACCTGATGGGGGTAGGCAAACCGGACGATATCGTGGGTGCTGTGAAGCGCGGCATTGACATGATGGATTGCGTTTTGCCCTCGCGTTCGGGGCGCACCGGGCAGGTTTTCACCCGGTATGGGCAGCTCAATATCAAGAACGCGCGTCACATGGATGACACACGTCCGCTGGATGAGGCGTGTTCCTGTCCCGCCTGCCGCAACTATTCCCGCGCCTATCTGCATCACCTTTTCCGCAGTCAGGAAATTTTGAGTTCGATGCTGCTGACCTGGCATAATTTGCAGTATTATCAGGATATTATGAATGAAATGCGAGGTGCGATTGCAAATGGCAACTTTGCCCAGTGGGAAGAAAATTTCCATGCCGGGTGTGCCCAAGGCGACATCGATCCGCTCTGAATTCTGTATTATCCCGATTTTGGCATCAGTCCGTTTCTGCCGCATCGGCGGATTCTTGCTAGGTGATATCGCCTGACTCGGGGTAAGATACCCGTGTTTTAGTGATGTCTGTGAGTGATAGTATTATGCCTTTTGCTATGTTTGCTGTGAGCTGGATGTCAGCAGCCGTTTTGGCGGTCGCTGTTCTGGCGTAAAATTAAGGTTCGTTATGATCCGTTTACCCTTTGAGAAGGTTTTGCATGCACCTTCGGTTTCACGGGCGGTTCACGCCCGGTTGATGGGAACCGATAAAATGTCTTTTGCTGTCTTTTCCTTTTCCTGGGCCTTTATGGCGATGGTCGCAATTTCTCTGCTGACCTGACCTCGCCGGATTTTGGAGCCGCACGCGCGTTTATGTGACCTAAAGTCAGGATATCCTGACTAGGCGTGTGTGCGGTCCTTTCCTAGTTTGATGTGTAACCAGTGAGGACCTGACCATGCCATTTGCCGTATTCGCCGCCAGTTGGATGTCCGTTGCCGTTTTGGCAGCGTCCGTTTTGGCCTGAACCCTTAAACAAACCTGAAATTTGATTGAATTCGCGCTTGTGCCAGCGCTGTGCGCACGGCATTGTCAGCGCCACAGGTAAAACGACCCCATATAAGCCCACCAAGGTTGAAACAGGGCGGGCATCGCCCCAGATTAACCTCATCGAAACGGAAAAGGCCGGGCGTTGCCGCCAAGTCGGGACCAGAGCCTTTTTGCGAGTATAGGATATCGAGCATGAAAGATCCCCTTAACGCCTCTTACCCAGTGCTGCCGCTGCGCGATATTGTGGTGTTCCCACATATGATCGTGCCGCTTTTCGTGGGCCGTGAAAAATCGGTGCGCGCGCTGGAAGAGGTGATGCAGGATGACAAACAAATCCTGCTCAGCAGTCAGATTGATCCCTCTGAGGACGATCCGACATCTGATGGTATTTACAACACCGGTGTGCTGGCCAATGTGCTGCAGCTGCTCAAACTGCCCGACAGCACGGTTAAAGTGCTGGTCGAAGGCGTGAGCCGTGTGAAAATCACAGATTACATTGAAAACCCCAACTTTTTTGAGGCCCGCGCTGAGTATCTGACCGAAATGCCGGGCGATGCCGCAACGATTGAGGCGCTGCTGCGCACAGTGACGGATGAATTCGCGCGCTACGCCAAGATCAAGAAAAACATTCCCGAAGAGGCGCTGGCCGCCGTGACAGAAGCCGATGATGCGGCCAAGCTGGCCGATCTTGTGTCGGGGCATCTGGGCATTGAAGTGGACCAAAAGCAAGAGCTTTTGGAGACGCTTTCCGTGAGCGAGCGGCTTGAGAAGGTGTACGGCCTGATGCAGGGCGAGATGTCGGTGCT
This DNA window, taken from Roseovarius sp. S88, encodes the following:
- a CDS encoding NfeD family protein, with translation MAWISLWWVWLCAALVLAILELLIPSYIFLGIAVGAAVMAGVVVVAPGLGVSTLMAIFGAVSLVSWLVLRRVFRSPDDQTRIVHEDINK
- the tgt gene encoding tRNA guanosine(34) transglycosylase Tgt, producing the protein MGFSFDLQATDGSARTGVINTPRGDIRTPAFMPVGTAATVKAMMPESVRETGADILLGNTYHLMLRPGAERMAALGGLHKFMNWPRPILTDSGGFQVMSLAGLRKLTEKGVTFKSHIDGSKHELTPERSMEIQALLGSDIVMCFDECPALPATDEEVARAMRLSMRWAERSKVAFGDRPGHALFGIMQGGVTQELREESAKALVEIGFDGYAVGGLAVGEGQEAMFGVLDYACDSLPKDQPRYLMGVGKPDDIVGAVKRGIDMMDCVLPSRSGRTGQVFTRYGQLNIKNARHMDDTRPLDEACSCPACRNYSRAYLHHLFRSQEILSSMLLTWHNLQYYQDIMNEMRGAIANGNFAQWEENFHAGCAQGDIDPL
- a CDS encoding SUF system Fe-S cluster assembly protein — protein: MTQNPDPMEGAPLIAPSTTDHPLYDQIVEACRSVFDPEIPVNIYDLGLIYTIDVDPENAVKVIMTLTAPGCPVAGEMPGWVAEAVEPLPGVKQVDVELTWEPPWGMDMMSDEARLELGFL
- a CDS encoding Lrp/AsnC family transcriptional regulator, which encodes MAVRLDDLDRKILLELQRDGGQSLDDIAKSVGSSKTPVWNRIRKMRDGGVIKHQTYLLDAEALGFEACFFVLIRTSEHDAGWQGRFLNALKSRPEVLEAHRLAGDIDYILKVVVANARAYDTFYQALISEVKVHNVTALLSMEEIKSTTVLPMEVG
- a CDS encoding SPFH domain-containing protein codes for the protein MTEDQIISLLSSNLIYILLAFLLFLVIFKGIKIVPQSEQHVVERFGRLRSVLGPGINFIVPFLDVVRHKISILERQLPNASQDAITKDNVLVQVETSVFYRITQPEKTVYRIRDVDAAIATTVAGIVRAEIGKMDLDDVQANRNQLISTIKVLVESAVDDWGIEVTRAEILDVNLDQATRDAMLQQLNAERARRAQVTEAEGKRRAVELAADAELYAAQKAAEARRIEADAEAYATGVVAKAIADNGLEAAQYQVALKQVESLNALGQGPSTSTVLVPAQALEAFGNAFNMLKGKS
- a CDS encoding HesB/IscA family protein, yielding MFGIPGKQAVSMTPNAAQKIAALMEKDGHQGLRIGVKKGGCAGMEYTMDYVNEVDPHDEVVEQDGARVMIAPMAQMFLFGTEIDYQTSLLESGFVFNNPNVSEACGCGESIKFDEALFEKK
- the cysG gene encoding siroheme synthase CysG encodes the protein MKHFPIFVALEGRRVVLSGGGEAALAKLRLLLKTEASLTVFSSDPAKEIENWANEGRLRLVRRAMEPGDATCAVLFYAADEDDAEDARTSTIARADGAMVNIVDNLGDSEFITPAIVDRDPVTVAIGTEGAAPVLARAIKSDLEARLPANLGPLARIGKAFRKAVEVLPMGRKRRDFWSDFYFNAGPRAMDQGGENAVQDTLPALLDKHERAQEREGHVAFVGAGPGDPELLTLKARKALDAADVVIHDRLVTKDILELARREAILINAGKEGFGPSMSQDDINALIIEHAATGAQVVRLKGGDPTVFGRLDEEIEAVMAADISWHVVPGITAASASVASLGQSLTKRGRNSSVRFVTGHDMKGYADHDWASLARPGEVAAVYMGKKSARFIQGRLLMYGADRSTPVSIIENASRPDQRILATTLSGLVNDLDASDLNGPALTLIGLAPRAAEAALTDIQQEFA
- a CDS encoding TfoX/Sxy family protein, with protein sequence MSVSDADIAGSVELFGPIGDITTRKMMGGLCLYADGTIFAILHSDGTPYLKAQGADMIAKLEEMGGTRWTYSREGKPPTSMPYWSLPDAALDDAELACDLARETLKDLR
- the tpiA gene encoding triose-phosphate isomerase, translating into MTQARKLAAGNWKMNGTRAALAELEALARAHPNPSVGILICPPATLIQTASAAMADTPVEIGGQDCHAEPSGTHTGDISAEMLVDAGATSVILGHSERREDHEESSEDVRAKAKAAQAVGLVTIICLGESLAQREANNTLDIIGGQLAASLPDSCCATNTVVAYEPIWAIGTGKVPTTAQIDEVHDFIRTRLIQRFGEAEGGGIPLLYGGSVKPGNAAEIFATDNVDGALVGGASLKAEDFSPIITALEGSA
- the rimK gene encoding 30S ribosomal protein S6--L-glutamate ligase, which produces MADSSAPETLQFGWEEWISLPDLGVPALRAKVDTGARTSALHAFDIETFGSAAKPKVRFTVHPIPGRDDLVIPCSAPIVDRREVSSSNGEKELRFVIESTMEVAGQSWPIEITLTNRSSMTSRMLLGRQAMKDHISIAATDRFLQPELNYDVYHTKRMREVQPNRALRIAVLSREDNYSTRRLVEEGEKRGHAVEVINTTRCYMTINTLAPEVHYDGKRLPRYDAVIPRIGASITAYGAAVIRQFETIGTYCVNPSAGITASRDKLYAHQIMARAKVGMPNTAFAASPQDTGNLIGLVGTAPLIVKLLESTQGKGVVLAETKKAAESVIDAFRGLKANFLVQDFVKEAAGEDIRCLVIGGKVVASMKRTGAEGDFRSNLHRGGSAKAVRITKTERETALRAAKSFGLGLAGVDLLRAEAGPKVLEVNSSPGMEGIETSTGKNIVGMLYEDIEARVRPTPIRRRKAAK